The segment cataaattaaaaactcaaaaattataaaaaacgtttttatctttttataaaacatacattATTTTGATAGCAAACAGTTAccttgttttgtatggcaacagtGGCTCAAGTACTCAATTAAAGtaggtttaacttgctgttagattaaacacgGAACAAATTagccgataattgtgttttttcagttatggatttaagttcagttaactttgtattgccaactttttagTCAAAAACATAACCATTTAACAGCACTTTATCAGACAGCACTTTATCAgacgtaattcaggtctgagttcaGGCTTGAGTTTGTTGTCTGACATGcaacagttttgcgtctcgcttgCATTGGTTGTCGACATTAACCTTGCTTTCGTATCACTTCatgtgaggttatgttttatcggtatagaccatagaatacCCATTAAAACTGTTGAACCAGGGatgaaaaaagtgattttgtttcagtatcaaaatatatttcagagagtacttttttgggTCTCAAAGTACCAAAGAATCTTCCAGCCAGTGTTATCAGGAATGTAATTTTCGGAATAACatcaagatacttggatctaacttcgacgaatgtcgggcagtggcaaagaaagtgctccagagttccACTGTCCTCTTCACATGCTCTATATACGTCTGAAtctgcacgtccaattttgaATGTGCTCGTAATCGTGTTTGTCTAATACGAATACgtactatcttactaacttcagacttgcttatTTTTAGAAGATTTGTCGTATTGCTCTTaccagggtcaccccataggattttcgtggttctactcactgtttcattattctaaaaggtcttatgggattctctcacccatatttttagttcagcttttgttgcgtcgaatggttttgcgtttgtcaggttaactgcctcgagctcccttccctttaaagctattacattcgctctttcgatACCGACTattcccgagtgggctggtacccatatgatgtgaaacCTACCTCTGGgggagtattcagttaaaggaggctaggggccaccacaagtggtacgttaagtggtcagttcgagactgtcccgtcgaactgctaggtatgtacaacttttacagatggaaattttgacagtacatATCTAAAATACATATCGTCTAATAATACCTTTAAGTGTTTAAAGGGTTTCAGCTTCCTATATGAATACATAAATCGACTTGGAGGATTTCCTTTATACCAACGTGGGATACCCTGACATTTTGCTTATAAGCTCAgccaacaatttaaataatccaAACAatatcacttttttaaaatgtaaaattttagaaaaaaaataaataaataaactttataacaataataatattgattgcaatataaagtttttcttcttccgaattcattattttatctgttgattgtgttttctcacttataacttaggcATATAATtagccaataacactcagttaaactaagataataaataactttactgattactgaaaaacacaaaacataactGACTACATAACAGATACAagtaagggcgggtttcttactcctcagttaaactaggcttaacttgctgttagattaaactcagaacaaatttaggcggactttaaccgatgattgtgtttttcagttttagatttaagctcagttaactttgttaatattgccaaattttcattcaaaaacataaacaatgaacagctgttttttgcaaacaatacttttgtaaaatgggaaattttggaaaaatgttaaataaacatttaaaacaataattattaaaataaaacaaatcagaaaattgcaatttacttaaaatattaagtttttgttcttccgaaatcattgttttattgtttttgttaattgtgttttttcacttttaacttgagtttaattggccaattagactcagttaaactaaaatagataataagtaactttactgattactgaaaatcacaaaacatatattaaactaggttaaaccaaagaatgaagagtatctttatcagaaaaactcgccctaaggtATTGAAATTTAACTTTAGCCAGTTTTTAAGAGCCAAAaggaatgttgttgttgtaacagcttaaactatacgATTTTTAATTCGGAGGTTCTGTATCAAGGTCTAAGCCAAAAAATTGGTCTACTTGGTGATGTAGGGTGGGCTTGACacgaatgtcgagagtttaacgtgaacacctgccttgacggccttatttcacggtgatctttttcatccactgaaTAGACTAGAGACCACTGCTGGTTTACGCCCCGTGAGATCTGAGTGGTTATGTTGGTTAATGCTGTGGTGGATTTAAACCCATAAAAATCCCattataacataaataaaagtcaatgaatgttttttttttaattgtgttttgtaaatagttttttttattaaaatgattcaGTTGGTTTTTGTATCATTCGACATTTTACATAGAATTGATGTGTTTCTTCTATTCTTTAATAGATTTGGTGttcttcataattttgtttatgttgttgttattaatattattattatcattattattattgtaataaaataatttctccctcttgtttatatatttatattataataatagtaTCAAGTAATAGTAGTAGTATTATTAtgccttaatttaaaaaatattaaataattttttgtttttcttttatgataatttaaataaagaaataaaaaaaaacaaagaaactaaaaaaatcaaattatatgggcggttataataaaaataacataattgttataataaattaataattaatttaacaaaaatcataaaacaaatataaattaataaagttataaaattaaaatgtataaaaaataaaataatacaaataaaataataaaaatatcaaagtttagtataatattcttattaaaaaaaaaagaattcatctcagatgaaaatgttaaaataagaataaaattttattgtggaTGTTGTTAAGCGCTCCCTTTTCGCCTTTAAACATTCTCATgttcatacatatatgaatatttatttatttattttatattttttaattcatgtAGTATaagttctatatttaaaataattgtgatttaataatattaactaaaatttcttCCCTTTGCTTTTATGCTCGAACCTTTTTCGTGATTCCATTCACAATGATCATCGTGTGTTGTTAACAGTCTTTGCATACAATTTCCGTTAGTAAAAACTAAACTTgaattgaaaacaaaagaaCACCAACTGATGATCGTTGCAAATGGAACGAACGTATGTTTCATTAAATTCTCCACAAATTAAGTTTCATCTTAAGTACgacaaacagaaaaataaacaaaaataataattaataaataaataaatgaattagtaaagtaaataaataataaataggtTGAGTTAGTGCTCTctctatattttatatttgatgttattgttgttgttgttgttaaaaactctcccataattatttatttgcctCTAGGATGACAACAAGGATATGCATATGTGGTGTACTAATAACAGATGATACGTATCGATTGTTCAGTTAATTGTGGGGAACTTAATGTGGATGTTAAGTAGTCGTGTTGGTGGGTGGTtaagttggttggttggttgatttTGTAGTGCCTTTAAATCCGtaattcttgatttttttttgtatttaagacTTTAATTGATTTGCGTATTTTTGCAGTGCGGGGGTTAGTATTTAAAGGACATTTAGTTTATGCATCTCGAAAACAAATGTaacgtaaaaataaattaatttttgggcGGGTTAgtattaaacaaagaaatatatagactttttttgcaatttaacttaaacattATAGTTTATAGAGTTTGGTTGAAGGCCAATCGAACGGTTTATCGGTCGCTCTCACTCTTTGTTAAGTAGTCAAGTGATTGATGATTTATATTTGAGTTGAGTGGTTGATTTAACATTTGTATGTTGTGGCACATGAGTGGATTTGTTTACAAATCGGTTTCACCGTACAAAGCTGTACTGAATGACATGTAATCGAGGGCACCGGGAACACCGTTGGGTCCCTTGTATGGTGGCATACGTTGGATACAGTATTCAGCTTGATCTGGTGGCAATTCACGGCGCAATTCATCGGGCAAGATGTATGGCTGCAATAGACAAGTGACAGAGatttaatttatgttgttgAAAGAGCAGCTTGTATAACACTTACCTTATCAGCTGCCAAAATTCTGAATGAATCAATAACTTGTTCGGCAGTATCGGTGTCGGTGCTTTCGCGAGTCATAAAGTCAAGGAAGGCATCGAAGTGTACGTAGCCAGTCGAGTTGGGGTCAACAACAGCCAAGATGCGTTGGAAGTCCATTTCACCTTGACGATCCTTGCCAATTGAGTAGCCCAATGAGACAAGGCAGGACTTGAATTCTTCGGGTGTCAAACGACCGGTGCGGTTCTTATCGAAGTGATTGAAGCTGGAACGGAATTCGTTCAATTGTTCTTGACTGATGCCCTTAGAATCACGGGTGAGAATTTGGTTTTCAACCTCGTTGATGTTGCGGTTAATGGAGGTGAGCAATTGTTCCCAGCCGACACGGAGAGTTTCCATGGTGTAGTTGGTGTAGCGGTTTTCAAAGATCATCGACTCTTGGACGGCTTGATGGATCTTTTCCAATTCTTCGATATTGGGTTTGTAAGCATATACAGCTTGTTCGTACTCCTTGAGGCGGTGCAACTGATCTTCCAATGAACCTTGGAGACCCATACCGATGGCGGTGACAGCATCCATTTGGCGCTCAATCCAGGGACCAACAACATTGGCCTTTTCGGCAAATTGTCTGCGCAACATTTCGTTGTTCTGTTGTTTGCGCAATTCGTTGGCCAAAGTTTGGTCACGTTGTGGCACCAATTGGCGGACATCGCTCCATTTGCGTGTCATTTCGTTGGCGGTAAGAGTGGTGTAGGGGTTCTCCAAACCACCGGGGATTTGGTGTTGCTTAACAATCGATTCAACTTCACGTACCAAGTTGACAATCAAATTGAATTCCTTATCAGCTTCGCCCAAAGTGGCCTTGAACTGATCGTGAGCTTGGATGAGACCTTGAATTTCTTCCATGGTATGAACAATGAACATATCGACAAGATCTTCGCGTGTACCGTCCAACCAGTTGTTAAAGGGAGCGGCGCGCTTAGCGAATTCAAGATGCAAAATGTCGATTTTCTCCAAAATACGTTCAGCTTCATCCAAAGCGGTACGACGACGTTGAGTCAAAGCACCCAAACGATCCCATTGATCGCAAATGCGTTGGCAACGAGCATTCACAGAAATGCAGTCATGATACTCAAGAGTGCTAATGGAAGatataacaaaatgtattattaaacaattgttttaaatattattattactgaTGATCATGTGTTCTGATCCTATTTAGTAGAAAGATAATGATATTTGTAATTTAGTATTGAGATGTTAATTTTCTTTCTGTGTAAAGAGAACGCTATGAAAATGCGTTTtggattaaataaataaacattttgagtTTAAAGAAATTCAACTACATATCGAGGAGTGTGATATCAAATTGAAGTTTTTTATGATAACTGAGCAAAAAATCGTACCTCGTTTTaagcaatatcaaaaatttcttttaaaggcattactttttcagtattttgctttcaacattgaaaacaaatgaaaatatttaagaagaatataataatattgaaaaatgtgaATACAAAAGAGCCAGCGTTAactttggaaattttaatgaGTTTGACTGTTACTACGAACATACTTATCCAAACATTTTCAAGTTGAGTTAAACTTTCGAACGAATTCATACAAAGTTTGGATTAAAGTTTGACTAATTACAAATCATGTcctatttttaatatcaaatcaCGAAACGGCTATTCTGGATAAATGAATTATGATGTTTTATGTgaaagaatttttcaataattttgcaaatattaagatgaaaaatgtgaatgttaaatttaaaatttattaacattacaATCGAACCTCACACTTATGAACCATtaggaaatacatatgtatttgttagcATGTaagattattgaaaaaaaagattGTTAGCCAttctaaatacttaaaaaaacattacaaagcCTTTGGTTACAAAAACTTACTTGAGCTCTTGGGCAATGGCAGCAATTTGCTCAACGCGATCTTGGTGAGCGGCCAAATCGGATTCGAAAGCTTCGTGCTTCTTTTTCAAAGCCTTCAAATCGTTCAATTTGCATTGACGGAAATCTTGCGATTGCAACATCTCCTCCTTGCCACGAGTCCAGTCTTCGTGGGCATCGGCCTTGTGCTTGAATTTTTGGGCCAAATGTTCCAAGCGTTCCAAACGCATGGTTTCAGCCAAAAGCCATTCTTCGAAGGCCTTTTCGGCGAGTTCCAAGCCCTTCCAGGCATTGGAGATATCACCAACGGTTTTACCTTCAGTGGGCAAATAGGCGGGACGATTGGAGAGGCGCAATTTTGTTTGCAAAGTGTTGAAATTAGTTTCGAGCTTAGCTTTTTGTTCAACACGTGGTGGCTTGTGCTTGCGACGGTAGGTGCGGTATTCTTCCAATTTCTTTTGCACACCAGCCAAAGAGTTATCAGCTTGGCGAGAGTTCAACCAAGGCATAGTGCGGCGAATCCATTCCAATAGCTAAAATATTATGCAACAATAATATAAACTGAtactttttaaatgattttatgtcAAAAACAAACTTACATCGCTGGCAAGACGTTCATACTCTTCCATAAGACGTTCATTCTCCTGGTTGACTTTCAAAACTTTGCAAATGCGATTAGCAGCAGTTTCCgcctaaatttttgttttaagaaaaaattatttattagtttaatgttgtaaattgtttaatactATATGTTTAAATACAGTATTCGGAAACACTTCTCTATTGAAATGcacaaaaaaaggaacaaaacgaaaatataaaacattaaaaacataacGAACATCATTGTAATTTGCATTAGTAGCGTTTGTTAATTAGggcattttaattattttaggaACAATTTTCACTTTTAAGCGAAATGTCTGAAttgtttttgtacatatttcataaaatttcctAATGTTCTAATGTGTGAGCGGAAACCTTGTTTTTCACAACTTCAAATGTCGACTCTATAAGGCCTCCAACGCACAAACTAAACGTGTTCAGACTTAAAAgataataattcttaaaaaacatcgattaattataaattataaagtcTAAGATCAAAGTATACATTCTTTAAGGATTGGACTAACTTCAGAAagcaaaatgaaattttttgcatCCATTGTTTGTTACACTTTAGGTTAAGCATTTATTGATAGATAGAGGGACAAACAATATATTCTGAATGAGAAGACATTgagccggtccacactaggatacttttgttgagaaactttttcttaattctcttttgaagtttccttaatgtccacacatagaaacttttgtttcagaaactacgtattactTGCATTGATTTTTGTTATACGAATAAGAAGAATAAAGCAAGTTTCCGAGTACAAGAAAATCCGTAACGCGAGAGAAATGAATgctattctttttatttcacgcaaaatcaaaagtttcccaaaaagaGTTGCCTAATGTGGACCGACACATTGCGTACAAGGGAAGTATGGTAAACATATTCGTCCTTATCGGCAATAGCATGTAAAATTTCTGTTCCCATagacatatttatttttctcaaaggaaaaattgctataataaaatttccttaaacctttcattcacaatagttgattttgttcgtaacagctgtttattgtttacaaaCTTGTATCAATAACATTGAAAACAATAATGTAGTTGTTCACGAGTTGGCGAACAAAATATCAGAATTGGAAACCTAGTTCATATGATTATTCGGTCAATTTCTCTCAGTTC is part of the Lucilia cuprina isolate Lc7/37 chromosome 3, ASM2204524v1, whole genome shotgun sequence genome and harbors:
- the LOC111676579 gene encoding alpha-actinin, sarcomeric isoform X3; translation: MMMENGLSMEYGDGYMEQEEEWEREGLLDPAWEKQQKKTFTAWCNSHLRKAGTSIDNIEDDFRNGLKLMLLLEVISGETLPKPDRGKMRFHKIANVNKALDFIASKGVHLVSIGAEEIVDGNLKMTLGMIWTIILRFAIQDISVEEMTAKEGLLLWCQRKTAPYKNVNVQNFHLSFKDGLAFCALIHRHRPDLIDYSKLSKDNPLENLNTAFDVAEKYLDIPRMLDPDDLQNTALPDERAVMTYVSSYYHCFSGAQKAETAANRICKVLKVNQENERLMEEYERLASDLLEWIRRTMPWLNSRQADNSLAGVQKKLEEYRTYRRKHKPPRVEQKAKLETNFNTLQTKLRLSNRPAYLPTEGKTVGDISNAWKGLELAEKAFEEWLLAETMRLERLEHLAQKFKHKADAHEDWTRGKEEMLQSQDFRQCKLNDLKALKKKHEAFESDLAAHQDRVEQIAAIAQELNTLEYHDCISVNARCQRICDQWDRLGALTQRRRTALDEAERILEKIDILHLEFAKRAAPFNNWLDGTREDLVDMFIVHTMEEIQGLIQAHDQFKATLGEADKEFNLIVNLVREVESIVKQHQIPGGLENPYTTLTANEMTRKWSDVRQLVPQRDQTLANELRKQQNNEMLRRQFAEKANVVGPWIERQMDAVTAIGMGLQGSLEDQLHRLKEYEQAVYAYKPNIEELEKIHQAVQESMIFENRYTNYTMETLRVGWEQLLTSINRNINEVENQILTRDSKGISQEQLNEFRSSFNHFDKNRTGRLTPEEFKSCLVSLGYSIGKDRQGEMDFQRILAVVDPNSTGYVHFDAFLDFMTRESTDTDTAEQVIDSFRILAADKPYILPDELRRELPPDQAEYCIQRMPPYKGPNGVPGALDYMSFSTALYGETDL
- the LOC111676579 gene encoding alpha-actinin, sarcomeric isoform X2 → MMMENGLSMEYGDGYMEQEEEWEREGLLDPAWEKQQKKTFTAWCNSHLRKAGTSIDNIEDDFRNGLKLMLLLEVISGETLPKPDRGKMRFHKIANVNKALDFIASKGVHLVSIGAEEIVDGNLKMTLGMIWTIILRFAIQDISVEEMTAKEGLLLWCQRKTAPYKNVNVQNFHLSFKDGLAFCALIHRHRPDLIDYSKLSKDNPLENLNTAFDVAEKYLDIPRMLDPDDLINTPKPDERAIMTYVSCYYHAFQGAQQAETAANRICKVLKVNQENERLMEEYERLASDLLEWIRRTMPWLNSRQADNSLAGVQKKLEEYRTYRRKHKPPRVEQKAKLETNFNTLQTKLRLSNRPAYLPTEGKTVGDISNAWKGLELAEKAFEEWLLAETMRLERLEHLAQKFKHKADAHEDWTRGKEEMLQSQDFRQCKLNDLKALKKKHEAFESDLAAHQDRVEQIAAIAQELNTLEYHDCISVNARCQRICDQWDRLGALTQRRRTALDEAERILEKIDILHLEFAKRAAPFNNWLDGTREDLVDMFIVHTMEEIQGLIQAHDQFKATLGEADKEFNLIVNLVREVESIVKQHQIPGGLENPYTTLTANEMTRKWSDVRQLVPQRDQTLANELRKQQNNEMLRRQFAEKANVVGPWIERQMDAVTAIGMGLQGSLEDQLHRLKEYEQAVYAYKPNIEELEKIHQAVQESMIFENRYTNYTMETLRVGWEQLLTSINRNINEVENQILTRDSKGISQEQLNEFRSSFNHFDKNRTGRLTPEEFKSCLVSLGYSIGKDRQGEMDFQRILAVVDPNSTGYVHFDAFLDFMTRESTDTDTAEQVIDSFRILAADKPYILPDELRRELPPDQAEYCIQRMPPYKGPNGVPGALDYMSFSTALYGETDL
- the LOC111676579 gene encoding alpha-actinin, sarcomeric isoform X1 codes for the protein MMMENGLSMEYGDGYMEQEEEWEREGLLDPAWEKQQKKTFTAWCNSHLRKAGTSIDNIEDDFRNGLKLMLLLEVISGETLPKPDRGKMRFHKIANVNKALDFIASKGVHLVSIGAEEIVDGNLKMTLGMIWTIILRFAIQDISVEEMTAKEGLLLWCQRKTAPYKNVNVQNFHLSFKDGLAFCALIHRHRPDLIDYSKLSKDNPLENLNTAFDVAEKYLDIPRMLDPDDLINTPKPDERAIMTYVSCYYHAFQGAQQVGNVTHVPEPTRQYTYVPNNYNAETAANRICKVLKVNQENERLMEEYERLASDLLEWIRRTMPWLNSRQADNSLAGVQKKLEEYRTYRRKHKPPRVEQKAKLETNFNTLQTKLRLSNRPAYLPTEGKTVGDISNAWKGLELAEKAFEEWLLAETMRLERLEHLAQKFKHKADAHEDWTRGKEEMLQSQDFRQCKLNDLKALKKKHEAFESDLAAHQDRVEQIAAIAQELNTLEYHDCISVNARCQRICDQWDRLGALTQRRRTALDEAERILEKIDILHLEFAKRAAPFNNWLDGTREDLVDMFIVHTMEEIQGLIQAHDQFKATLGEADKEFNLIVNLVREVESIVKQHQIPGGLENPYTTLTANEMTRKWSDVRQLVPQRDQTLANELRKQQNNEMLRRQFAEKANVVGPWIERQMDAVTAIGMGLQGSLEDQLHRLKEYEQAVYAYKPNIEELEKIHQAVQESMIFENRYTNYTMETLRVGWEQLLTSINRNINEVENQILTRDSKGISQEQLNEFRSSFNHFDKNRTGRLTPEEFKSCLVSLGYSIGKDRQGEMDFQRILAVVDPNSTGYVHFDAFLDFMTRESTDTDTAEQVIDSFRILAADKPYILPDELRRELPPDQAEYCIQRMPPYKGPNGVPGALDYMSFSTALYGETDL